The Arachis duranensis cultivar V14167 chromosome 9, aradu.V14167.gnm2.J7QH, whole genome shotgun sequence genomic sequence TCTTaaacataaactaaaataacaaaagcATTATCATTGGCAAATAGAATACCAAAAAGATTCCAACCCAAATCATAATTATCAGTTGATCACATTTTCAAAAAGACAGTCGACATCATTAATCATAGAACAATAACAATGGCGTATGGAACAGACAAAAAACATTCTCAACTTCCAGTAGTTCCTAACATAGAAGTTCTAAAAACCTTTCCAAGTCCCCCTTTAATAGTAGATTCTGCAATAAATTTTTGCGAAACAGAATTAGAATGATATGTAACCGTAGCTCATAGACAAGCAATCTTATCGCTGATTACAAAGCAACCTTGAGAAATGATGGATATAAGAAGAGCCTGAATCCACTTACATcacaatttatattttgttgaaaGCAACAATGTCACAACTCTGGACATATTCGTTGATCGGCTCAGCTGTAAGTTGCTCCTCAATGAGCGAATCGACAGAGACCAAATCATCCACAATAGTAAGCATAATTTGCAGTTTCTTGATACCATACCCAACAGGAACAAGTTTGGCTgcaaatcaataaaataaatcagaACCACAAATAGGAACAATAAATGAGCTTTGAGACGTAAAATATAAAGTAGACTACAAATTTTCccaattacataaaaaatacaagATTTTACAAGAATGAAGCTCATCTCATCATTTGTATTATTGACTATTTTATGAAATCTATAAGAATGCTGTTAGCAGAATAACAGAATCTACAAATATTGATAACGATGTGCAAACtaaaataagaaacataaaGAAAATGTTACATACATGCTCCCCAAAGCAATCCTTCCATCTGAACACCTCTCACTGCTTCTTCAAGCTTTTTCATGTCAGTTTCATCATCCCATGGCTTGATATCCATCAAAACAGATGATTTTCCAGCTGAAAATGAAAACAGCAAAAACATGCTCACACAAGTGACAAACTGCTGCAACAAAACTAGAATGGAGGGCAGATCGAAATGAAATTCAGTCCAAAGAGatccacatcatcatcatcgtcatcatcagCCACAGCAGCCTGTATTGCATTCTGTCAATTAtcatccaaacataaaattaacaaTGCAGCCTGTATCTATCATTATTAAAATACTTGCCTTAGAGTCAGCTGGTGGAGGAGTGGCAACAGCTTCAGCGACGAGAGAAGATTTCACAGTGACACCAGATCCCTCACCAGAAACACCCCTAAAGTATCAAAATCGCGGAGAAAAGTTACAAAAATACAGGCATTACGCatagaaaatcaaatatttaGCAAACAATACAACCAAACCACCAAATTGTCACACTCATAGATAACAATCATTACACTACAAACCACAAAGAACAACCAAACTTATCCGGGAATAAATTTCCATTAGTTTAACATATAAATGGAAAAATATATCGAGGTGAAAGTAACTTACGAGATTCTCAACAATGCATCGATATGCTTGTACCACCTGGACACATTCACATGTTCATCAGATGGAACTTTTGATAGAGCTGCATACACTGTAAGGTCATCCTTTGAAGCTTGGTACCTAAAACATGTAAAAGCACAACGCATAAGATACAGtggtataaataataaataattatgaaaaactacaaaataaaaaaatacaaaagagacATGCAAAACAGTAACATACCCAGTGATGTAACTGCGGGTGAGAAGGTACTCATCAAGCTTCTTCAACCCAGATGCAGAGCCAAGGTCATACAATGTAACTGCCATCTGCAAAACATGCAAAAATTGTGGTtaattattgataatattatCGAAAACAGCTCACAAAACAATAAAGCAGTGAAATCAAACGGTAAAATTAGAAATTCGTGAAGATATTTCAGAAATTGATGACCTACAGATCTACTTGGTAAGTTAAAGAAAGATATCTTCACCCCTGAACACACGACGAATGACTTAGAACAATTCTTACTAGTCTGAATTATCAATAATGAGCAtaacaacaaataatatttaagaAGAAAGGTTTAACAGATTTGCAAGTAGCAAGAAGAATTGACCTTAAAGAAAAGGAATGGCTGCGGCGGCTGCGGTCTTGAGTGAGTGTGAAGAGTGAAGAGGCAGATCGAGAATGCGCTTGTGAAGGAGGCAAAACAAGAAAGCTCTGTATCTTATATATGTATGATACCTGTGCTAGGGTTTTCATTTTTTGGATCAAATTGCAGTTGCACTCCTATaagtttttgaaattaaaatcgaCCCTAAAGTGGCAAAAAATAGCATAATATGATATATCCcacttttttacttttattttaaaatgtaaaCCACTAAAAAAGCacctaaattattttaaaatatttttaaatttttttattaataaaaatatcttcaaataatataaaaatatgtcaAAAATATACTATGATCAAAGATTTGttctattaacaaaaaaaatatgacaGGTTTCAATTATCAATGTTTTAGTCtcatttatcatataaaaattctGTTTGTCACATTATactttattgtattatttatcatttttttcccACAAGTTTATGTATTAGTCATTTTACAAACATTTTATGatgagtaaaaatttttaagaataaaattataaaaagtaaatttatttagaataaaattaatgtgattatgtgtaatttacttaaatgtgattaaaaataattgaataactatgtatcataaaatattgatattaatgaaggataaaattaaaatttttttttacgtatCATTTTCGTCCCCAATATTTTCGCCCTATTTAAATCATTAActgttttaaaattgtctcaattttgtcctgcCGTCAATTTCGTTAATAGATTCCTAACAGCAAGACAACATTGAGCCAATTTTGATACGTTAAGAACTTAAATATGACGATTCAAATGTTAAGGACAATTTTAAGACTTATCtcaaacattgaaaataaaaacgatattttaccttaattttttttataaaatacactaaaaatGAAAAGTGCGAGTAAGTTAGCTAATATTAGCATAATTCGAATCCTCTTCTATTTATAGCGAGTTGAATTATCAATTCTACCTGACAAATTGAATCGTATTAAATGTCTACAGATATAGTCAATAACAGCTCCAAAATTTTTACTGTAGAAGTAAAATATACaatataacaataattttttacaattatataatataaaacgACTTTGAGTTACCAAGATGTTAGTTTTATATTGTTCTTTATCTTATAGCATCTTGAACAAAAATCATTAGCAGTAGTAAAAGCATGTATTAGTATAATTTAATCTTTAGCAGTAGTAAAAGAATGTActagtataattttttactccAAAAGATCTTAAACTCGATAGGagtgatgagtttggaaaattcTTTCTGGatggttaatattttttaggGTAAAATAAATCGATTGGtcaaatttgtaaataaaataaaaaaattcaaaaataaaaaatcacataaaatataaattttttttaacgacccaaaatataattattttttttaatattaaaattaaaaaatactaatcaGATAAGATTGATCATGACTTTAttcttacaaaaaataattttttaaataataataaaaattttggaattttttttaaataaatagcaGCTTTTTAAGATGTAAATGACATCTAAATAAACGTTTCTTCCAAagaattatttgaataaaattttaagggtgtttgaatacattttttttccttctaaaaaaattgtaaagagattttgataaattagttttttatattaacatattatattttctaataaaaatgaCTAAAACGGTGCGTTTGGCTGCTTAGGTTTTAGAGCTTTTCAGCCACTGGAAATGGTGCTCTGAGACTGTGTTCTCTGTTCTTTCTTTACATTTCCACACGCATCTCTCTACCAATTTCCAACTCTCCCAAACTGCAACCATGACCGGTTACTCATTAATTCcttcatttactcattttttcttttttttttctaatttttcattCGTACAGTGATTAATGTTAGCTTTAATGTATTGTTCTCGTCGAGCATCGAATCATTCATCTAAGTTTCATTAGAATTACTTTGATTTGTTTCACGGTTATGCGATTCTTcgatgttgttatttttttctcctGTGATGTATGAAAATGCATCAAACGAGTTATTGAGCTTTCTTCTGTTACTGAATTTGAGCATGTGCATTGCACAGACTATACTCAAGAACAGGAGATGGAGATCGAAGcattagaagctatacttatgGATGAATTCAAAGGTTTGTATTTTATCCTTTACTCTCTCTTTTtccaataataatgataataatatactttttttttttataaaccaaTTTTTCGTTTGCTTGTTTTCATTGTAGAAATACACTCCGGTGAAAGTGGCCTAAGTACTTCTAACCGCTGCTTCCAAATAACGGTCTCTGCCCAGGTTAATGTTCTTTCTACTTTTACTTACACTGCACTTTTAAGTAAGTGTAACACATGAATAATTATGAATGTTGCTTtgtgttttaattggtttgTGCAGCTTATATATTGTGGAATATCTTTGCGTTTGATTTAATAGTGTTGCAACCAGTGAGTTTTGATCAATGTAGTAGAATTTGACTTTCTTTATTCTTAGTTTAcaaaattattcttattttagatAATAGCAGAacatctttttctttgtttgtgtGTGCATGGGGTGTTGTGAATAACTGAATACTGCTTAGTTTAATGTAGTAAATTTGCTACTCGGACATTTTTCTGATCAAATAATTTACCCTTACATTTATCTATATGCTATTCATTTGGTGCAGGATGATGATACTGATGGATCATTTAACAATCCAGGttatttctctttctctttaatGTATAATTTCCCTTCCCTCTGTTTCTGTGAAAGAAGAATAATACACGATAGGAGGATAAGAGATCTTCTTTACAAGAGCaaatgaacaaaagaaaaagagatctATGAAGGATAATATTCTAATCCTCCTCATAGTTGAGAGGGAAAGTCCTCCAAAACGCTCATTAGCTTTACACTAAATAGAGGCTAAATGCCTAATCTATGCCCAAAACTTGCTTGTTTGAAAAGCTATCACTGAAAGTGTGTAAATTGTGTTCCAATCAAATAATCCAAACCATGGGATATACTGCATTGCCCCAGATTTTGCCTCTTTTCTACTTCCAAAAACCTGAAAACCTAGTTGGGGAAACTGATCTGATTCAGAGCACATCCAACCCTCTccaaacttttttatattttggaatttcttttattttgtcttcCTAAGATACTGCTATATTTTTTGGAGTGTTAGTTACCAGCTTTTGTACATACTGTCATCTGATTTGCAATTTACAAAGGATGTGATTGATTCTTTTTAACCATTTTGCATGCAGCTCAACTGGCTTTGATCTTCTCACATACAGAAAAGTATCCTGATGAACCTCCTCTTCTGAATGTGAAAAGGTCACTATTGCTATTATAAtgatctattattattattattattgttgttattgctgTTGCTACTGTTGTTGTTTGTATGTTCAGTTGATTTCAACTGCAGTACTTatggttttgttttgtttagtaTACACTAACATTAATATGCTAATGTTGTGTTTCATTTATGCTAACAGTTTACAAGGAATAAATACTGAAGATTTAAAGAATTTGAAAGAGAAACTTATACAAGAGGTGGTCTATTTTCCATGTTAGTTTTTTAATCTGTTACATGATTAGGCATTTATGCTATTATAGCATTGATTGGTAGCCATCCCATTGAAAGACTTTGTAGTGCTCGCTTTGAATTAAATACGTTTCTAGTTATGAATGCATCTGTGCACAATAACTGATGGTGATGGAATTGATGACTACTTGTGGATGAATATTGATGCGCCCCATTTTTTTAACAGGCATCTGAAAATCTGGGAATGGCTATGATCTACACTCTGGTTACCTCAGCTAAAGAGTGGTTGGCTGAGAAGTTTCAAGACACTGAAGCTGCAGAGGCTGAAGCAGAAGAGGCAGCCAAGGATGATGTATGACTTttcaattttatgaattttgttttgaaacTTTTACTAGTTAATTGCCTTCTTCATTTCAAGTATTAAGTATTATAGGTTTGACTTTATATTTATGAGATAACCCTTACCTCTGAAACTAGTATTTGGGGTGAGTTAGGCCCACTTGATTTCCAATGTGTTTTACGACTTCTGATACAACTTGAATTACTTAAAACATCAATTttgtaattcttaaaatttctTGCAAAATCATGCATGTCTTGCACATGGACtgcatttttctcttttccagTTGCCTTttgtttaaatatttatttatacagTTACTTGTATTCTATTTGAGTATGCTCTGAGGATAaccttttattcttaaaaattgtAGTAGTAAAGGCATTGGTTTGTATCTTTTCATGTTTTTGCCTTAATATcaatttaagatttaagatGAAAAAGCATTTTGTTCAGCAATATATTCATTTTAAGGTTCCAAGCATTAGCCTGTTAAATTTTGTACTGAAGAAGCTATTTGACAATCTTATCTTTCCACCTCTATTAGGTAGTCGTACCCCATGGGGAACCAGTTACCCTTGAGACATTTTTGGCATGGAGAGAAAGGTTTGAAGCTGAACTGGCGCTGGAGCGAGCCAAGTAAGCCCTTCAGTTACTTTTCTTCTGCGGGATACATTTCtaaataagtttttaaataCAAAGGGTTTATGCAAACAGATGAATATTCTCCATTTATGAGTCCTGATTATTATTCAGGGTGGAGATTTCAAAAACTACGTATGGAAggggaaaaaaatataaaagagagaagGGTGGAGGGTTTAATTGAGTTGTAGGTCCTTATAGTTTAGTTGGACTAATTTTTAAGTAGGCCTCTATAGGTTTAAAATGTTTAATCAGGTCCTTATATTGAAAAGGATTTTGTAATCAAATCCCTAGAGCAATATATTGTTGCGAATTTTTGGTTGAATTGAAtagatttttgtgtttaatcTTACAAACTTTGTTAGTAGTCTGTAGAGTTATTTGAAATCCCAAGGATTTGAGTTCAAAATTATATTCATATTAAGACttggttaaaatttttaaactatagagatctaattgaaaattaagTTAAACTTTAGGAAGATGCAATATGACAACCACCTTTTATCAAATAACATACTCCTAGAGTAGAGGATATTTACAAAGGATTAGTCAACACAGTAATTAGTgattttatctaaaaaaaaatagtttaaattttgATGTAAAATTAAATTGTCCTAATTGCAGGTTAATGCCAGAGTCTGCACTTACAGCTCCCAAGGAAAAGAAGCTCAGTGGTACATCTAAGTTCCCTCTAATAACTAAAAGTGTATGATCAAGTGaaccttaattatttaatatcatataaaaaaaagcaaGTAGGATATGATATTGTAACAGAAAAGGTCTGCTAGCAatctgaaaaacaaaaaatttatcttgGTACTTCAACTCTTCAAATTAAGAGAAGTTAAGAGTGACTTGGTTAAAATTAAGCCGTATCCACTGGTTCACTGCATATCAAGATTAATGACACTTGAATATGTTCGAATCTTAAATATCATGGTACTAATCGCaatcttaattaatttgtaAATACCGCCTCTACCAATACTTGTCAATAATTCTCCTTAAACTTTgtaagtatataaataataccagttatttttttccctttacAGAAAGGTGCAGTGGCTGTCAATGAGGAATCTGAAGAGGAGGATGAGGAAgatattgattttgatgatgaCGATTTTGAAGGTCTTTGATTCTTCCTCCCCATCGGAATCAAACTacttttcttgaaaaaaaaataatttattttttctattatttataaacAAGAATAGAAATTGATGTTTGTTTTGGGTCATGGCAGTTGATGAAGAGGATATGCTTGAACATTACCTGGCCGAAAAATCTGATTCATCCACACATTCTTCCAAGAGAGCTAGTTAAACTGTGTGCACAGCACTATCAGGCATTGTTTTACAGTTCAACTTGCAGACTTTGGGGATTTTCTACCATCCTTGTAGGATACAAGAGTATTTGGTTCAATGATATTATTCAGGGGAAAATGAGTATTCATCACAAAATGTTAGATGTGTGACATTTCCTCTCACTAAAAGCAGATCTCAATCTGATAAATCATTTTTGTTCGCAGTTGTCACccttgaatttttataaaagcaTTAGTAGCTGATGAATGCACAAACATTCAACTCATCAATTTGAAGTAAAAGAAATTGGATGCATTTGGTTCATTGTGAATGTGTGTATCAATGTAAAAATGATTCTGTTAAGAAACTTACGAATCCGTGTTTGCTCTTTTTGTTTACTTTCTATTCTACATGCTTGAAATTTAGATTTCTTAGAAGTTTGGAATGGGATAATTGAACCTCGAATTTTAAGATTGTTTCTCATTTCCCTCTTGAAAAATGTTTAGGAAATGATGTGGCATGACATGTTACTGACTCTTGAATGAATAATGGGTTTTATTATCTCATTTTATCTAACtagtattttctatttaaaattttgaaaggttccattttttgaaaaaaaaaatataaattgcatttaTATCAAATGAAATTGATTAGTACTTATAATAACATATGAATTGAGTAGTACATATAATGAACTACTTCCAAATTTATGTTCTAATCGgttgaaattaaattattgaatttaattttgatgtattgttaatgtaaaataatttatatatatatatttaattatgtaatgtCACATCAGCAAAAGTGATAACTAATTAACTATCTTTTATATTGACCATTTAAATGgttatttaaaagaaagaatGTAATTAGACgattgtgtaaaatattttacactgatactgcattaaaattaaattctaaattattaatgaaaaatGGGATATATTAACCACCATGTGTTTATAACTTGGAAAGAGTCTTATTAACAACCGTATTAGCAAGCCCCctttttttattagaagataatttcattaattgaaaaagagttatTACGCAAGACAGATCAATATGGAGAGCACTAAAATTAGGATATCCcaccaaaattataaaaatttaatttactaataGTTCAATATGATTTCTCTGCATTAGTGT encodes the following:
- the LOC107464167 gene encoding LOW QUALITY PROTEIN: elongation factor 1-delta 2-like (The sequence of the model RefSeq protein was modified relative to this genomic sequence to represent the inferred CDS: substituted 1 base at 1 genomic stop codon), translating into MAVTLYDLGSASGLKKLDEYLLTRSYITGYQASKDDLTVYAALSKVPSDEHVNVSRWYKHIDALLRISGVSGEGSGVTVKSSLVAEAVATPPPADSKAAVADDDDDDDVDLFGLNFISICPPFXFSGKSSVLMDIKPWDDETDMKKLEEAVRGVQMEGLLWGASKLVPVGYGIKKLQIMLTIVDDLVSVDSLIEEQLTAEPINEYVQSCDIVAFNKI
- the LOC107464170 gene encoding uncharacterized protein LOC107464170, encoding MTDYTQEQEMEIEALEAILMDEFKEIHSGESGLSTSNRCFQITVSAQDDDTDGSFNNPAQLALIFSHTEKYPDEPPLLNVKSLQGINTEDLKNLKEKLIQEASENLGMAMIYTLVTSAKEWLAEKFQDTEAAEAEAEEAAKDDVVVPHGEPVTLETFLAWRERFEAELALERAKLMPESALTAPKEKKLSGTSKFPLITKSKGAVAVNEESEEEDEEDIDFDDDDFEVDEEDMLEHYLAEKSDSSTHSSKRAS